The Candidatus Methylomirabilota bacterium genome includes the window GATGCGCTCGAGGTCGCCCAGCGCGTACTTGAGCACGGCCAGCGTGCTGAGCGCGGCGTACCGCGCGGCCTCCGCGCCCTGGGCCAGCGTGAGCGTGCTCCCCACCACGCCCGGGAGGTACGGCTTACCGTCCTTCACGGGAGTGGTGCCGCAACAGTAGAGCAGCCCCTGCACCGGATAGTGGGAGATGAAATGCGCGCCGGAGGGATTCACCTTGTAGAGCTCGACCAGGTCCGGCACCGTCATGCCCATGCGCGCCAGCCGCCCCTCGATATCCATCGCCTTCTCCCGCCCGCGCTCGCCTCAGTCGAGGCCGTACAGCTCGGCGACGTTGTCGTGGACGAACAGGTTGCGCTCCTCGTCGCTGAGGTGCGCGGCGTGCTTGGCGAGCAATTCCTGCGACGATGGCCAGGTAGAGTCGGAGTGCGGGAAGTCGTTGGCCCAGAGTAGGCGATGGATGTTGCAGAGATCCTTCACCTGGAAGGCCACCCAGTCGTCCTGGAACGTGGTGTAGACATTCTCGCGGAAGTACTCGCTGGGCATCCGGGTAATCGTGCCTGCGGGCAGCCAGTAGCGATGCCGGTCGTAGGCGTGATCCATGCGATACATGTAGTGCGGCACCCAGCCCGCGTCGGCTTCCACGCTCACCACCCTGAGCCGCGGGTGGCGCTCGAACACCCCGCCGAGCACGAACGTGCCCAGGATGTCCTGGCATCCGCGGATGATGCTGAGAAAGGCGTTGAGCTTGGGCCCGCGGACCCGCCGATCCAGTCCATCCTCCCGGCTGGTCAGGATGTGGAAGGACAGCGGCATGGCGAGGTCCACCGCCTCTTCGTAAAACGGGTCGTACATCGGGTCATCGTAGTCGGCCACGGCGGGATTGCCCGGCATCATGACGCCACGCAGCCCCAGCTCCTTCATGCGGCGCAGGTCCCGGATCCCGTCCTCCACCGAGCGCATCGCGGTCTGCCCGACCCCGATCAAGCGGTCGGGATGCGCCCCGCAGAACTCGGCGATCCAGAGGTTGTAGGCGTCGAAGCACGCCTGCTTGTAGTCGAAGTCGGGGTGATTGCAGATCACCATGCCGACCGTGGGGTAGACGACCTCCGCGGAGATGCCGTCGCGGTCCTGGTCGGCCATGCGCGCCTCGGGATCCCAGCCCCCGCGGTGCAGCTCCTCGAAGCGCACGCCCCACATCGTGAGCTCGCGGGCGTCCTTCCCCGCCGCCGCCACCAGCCCCATGGGAATGGTCTTCTCCATGCCGTCCACCACGAACACGTCGCCCCGCTTGGCATCGCGCTCGATGTGGGGCGCGCGATCCCTGAAGCGGCGATCGATGCGGTCCACGTACGTGTTCGGCGGCTCGGTGACGTGCGAGTCGGCAGAGATGAGAGGCTTGCGCATGCGGGGCGTCTCCTACACGTCGGCGGTGGCGCCGATGACGGGGCTGAAGCGCTCCATGCGCTCCAGGCTCTCCGACAGCGCCTCGGCCCGGAAATCGATGATGATCTCGCTCACCCCTGCGCGGGCGAACTCGGCGACGTCCTCGGCAATCTGGGCCAGGCCGCCGGTGAAGGGCCGCCGCTCGCCGCCCGCGTCCAGCGGCTGGCTCGCGTCGTAGACGGGCGCCTTGTACGAGATGGTGAGCTTCGCGAAGTCGCGCTGTTCCGCGTCGGTGAGCCGACGGAGCTCGTCGAGAGAGGCGGCCAACTCCGGGATGCGGAGCGGCACGGCGGGGTTTGCGCCCACGGGGTGCCAGCCGTCCCCATAGCGCGCGGCGCGCCGGAGCGCGACCTTGCTGTGTCCGCCGATCCAGATGGGTGGATGGGGCTTCTGCACCGGCTGGGGCAGGCAGCGGATCTGGTCGAAGCGGTAGAACTCTCCCGCGAACGAAGCCGGGCTCTGCGTCCACAGCGTCTTGAAGATGCGCAGGTACTCGTCCGACACCGCGCCGCGGCGGTCGAAGTCCGGCGTATCGAGCGCGCGGAACTCCTCGCGCATCCAGCCCACCCCCGCGCCCACCGTGACCCGGCCGTTGGAGAGCACGTCGATGGTGGCGAGCATCTTGGCCGTCACCACCGGGTTCCGGTGCGGCAGGATCATCACGCTGGAAACGATGCGGAGCGCGCGCGTCTTCGCCGCCACGAAGGCCATCAGCGTGAGCTGTTCGAGGGCGTCGCCGCCGCCCGGGAACGCGCCGCTCACCGTGTACGGGTACTTGGAGTCGATGCGCACTGGAAACACGATGTGGTCGGACACCATCACCGACGTGAAGCCCAGCGACTCCCCCTGCACGAGCAGCGTCTCCAGGGCCTCTGGCGTCGCCGTCAGCCCGCGGGTCGGGAGGTAGAAGCCGTAGCGCATCAGGCGAGCTCGGGGATCACCCAGAGCGGCCGCTGGCCCGCGGCGACACGCTGGATGTTGTCGAAGCCGTTCCGGAAGCGCGCGGTCCAGTTCTCCCAGGTCGGGCCCGCGGTGTGCGGCGTGAGGGTCACGTTGGGGAGGGCGAACAGCGGGTGATCCTTCTTCGGCGGCTCCTCGGTCATCACGTCGAGCCCCGCCCCCGCGATCTGCCCCGACGTGAGCGCGGCGTGCAGCGCGACCTCGTCCACCACGGGGCCGCGGCACGTGTTGATCAGCACCGCGCTCCGCTTCATGATCCCGAGCTCGCGGGCGCCGATCATGCCGCGGGTGCCGTCGTCCAGGGGCACGTGCAGGCTCACCACGTCGGACGTGCGGAGGAGCTCGTCGAGCAGGACGAAGCGCACCCCGAGGGCGTCCGCCGCGTCCTCAGAGAGCCGGCAGATGTCGAAGTACTGGACGCGCGCGTCGCACGCGACGATCCGCCGCGCCACCTTCTTGCCGATGTTGCCGAGCCCGATGAGCCCCACCGTGCGCCCGGCCAGCTCGCCCACCCGCGCGTCGGCGGGATCGGCCACGCGCCAGCGGCCCGCCACCACGTCGTTGTGGAAGCGCACGAGGCGCTTGAGCACGGCGAGGGTGAGCATGAGGGTATGCTCGGCCACCGCGATCGCGTTGGCGCCGCCGTTGTTCGAGACGGGCACGCCGGCCTTGCGCGCCGCTTCCACGTCCACGTGGTCGTAGCCCGCGCTCAGGAGCTGGACGAGGCGCAGCTTGGGCGCGGAGCGGAAGAACTCGCCGCCCATGCGCCGGGCCAGGCCGAGATAGAACTCGGCGTCCGCCGCGGCTTCGATGAACTCGGGCGTGCCCACGTCCGCCACCACGAGCTCGTAGCCAGGGGGCACGAGGGCGCGCGCGATCTCGAGCACCGGCGCGGGCTGCTTGGGGGCGAAGAGGATCTTCACGGCTGGGCGAGCGGAATCGTCGCGGTCAGGCATGGCTGGCTTCCATGGACGCGGGTGGTGTGCCCGTCCCCCGTGGTGTCTTCCACGAGACGGGCGTCGCCGGGTCCGAAGACGTGCGTCGAGCCGTCCCCCAGTCCGATCTCGAGCTGGCCGGACAGGATGATCACGAACTGCCGGCGGGGCGCCGGATGCCAGTCGATGAATCGACCCGCAGGGTCCTCGCGAAAAGATATCTGGGTGGTCGCGAGACCCTTCGCCCACTCCGGATGGTGGGCGAGGTCGATGCGCTCGATGTGTGACTGCCCGTCAGGGCCGGTGTAGAGCCGGAACGTGCCCATGCGCCCCCTCCCCGGGGGATGCTAGCACAGGCGCGCCATGACCTCCTCCGCGAACAGGGTGAGCGCGGACTCGCGGGCCACGAAGCCGGCGTCCGGCACCTGGGGCAGCAGGATGATGCGGCGGATCTCGGGCACCGTGGCCACGCGGCTCACCTGGGCACGCACCTCGTCGGGGGTGCCGGCCAGCGCCATCAGGTCCACGAGCCGATCCGGCACCAGCTCGCGATGGCGGGCGGCGGCGGTCGCGTGCTGGAAGGCGTCGTACTCGCGGCGCAGGCGCTCCACCAGCGGCCGGTCCGAGTCGCTGAACGGCACGGGCAGCGGGTGCCGGAGCGCGGAGGCGACGCGTCCGCGCGCATGGTCGCGGGCCAGCACGCCGTCGCGCGCGACCGAGAAGGGCGCCCAGAGCCCCACGTCGAGGTCGTCGAGCGTGCGGCCGGAGGCGCGTGCGCCCACCGCCACGTGCGTGAGCCCCGCACGCAGGATGGCGGGATCCACGCTCGCGTACATGATGACCCCGTCGCCGACGCGGCCCGCCGTCTCGAGCATGCGCGGCCCCGAGCCCGCCGCGTAGACCGGGATGCGTCGCGGCTCGCGCAGCCAGGCCAGGCGTCCCTCGGTGCCGCTCTCGAAGCGGATCGCCTCGCGCCGCGTGAGGCGGTGGAGCGAGGTCGCCATCGCCTCCAGCGTGGCGACGCGCGCGGTCTGGGCGAGGGTGAGCCCCATGGTCTGCGCGGCGCTGCCCCCGGTGCCCACGCCCACCACCACGCGCCCTGGCGCAAGCTCCTCCAGGGTGGCCGCCGCGCTCGCCGTCACCGAGATGTGCCGGGTGTGGGGCACCGTGATGCCGGGGCCGAGACGGATGCGCGAGGTCGCCAGCGCGCAGGCGGTGAGCGTCACCCAGAGCTCGCGGCAGACGAGATGGGTGTCGGTGATCCAGGCGGTGTCGTAGCCGAGCGCCTCGGCCAGCTTCACCTGCTCGACGATGATCGGGACGGGCTGGCTGCCGAGGATGCCGACGTCGAACTTGATCGGGGCGCTAGGCGTCGCGCGGCTCCGTCTTGATGAAGCGCCCGCTGCGGAGCTCCTGCAGCGTCTGCTCGATCTCCGCGCGGGTGTTCATGACGAACGGGCCCCAGCGCGCGATCGGCTCGCGGAGCTGGCGCGCGGAGGCGAGGAGGAAGCGGCCGCCGCCCGTCCCGGCCGAGGCCTCCACCACGTCGCCGTCCGCGAAGATCACCAGCGCGGGCGCGCGCACCTCCTCTTGGCCGGGGAAGCGCACCTCACCCGCGTCCACGTAGGCGAAGGCGGTGTGCCCCGCGGGCACCGCCTCGCGGAAGCGGGCGCCCGCGGGCAGCGTCACGTCGACGAACTTGGGCGCGACGGCCAGCCCCTCCACCGGCCCCGCCAGCCGCCCGCCGTCCGCCTCGCCGGCGATGGCACGGACGCGCGCCCCCTCGCCGGTCTCCACCTCGGGCAGCCGGTCCGCCACGAGATCGCGGTACTTTGGCCGGCTCATCTTCTCGGCGGCGGGCAGGTTCAGCCAGAGCTGCAGCCCGCCGATCCCCTCGGGCCGGACCTGCGGCATCTCCTCGTGGAGGATGCCGCTGCCCGAGGTCATCCACTGGATGTCGCCGGCGCCGATGCTGCCGCGATGCCCCAGGGAATCGGCATGGCGCACCTCTCCGGTGCGCACGATGGTCACCGTCTCGATCCCGCGGTGCGGATGCACGGGGAAG containing:
- a CDS encoding 2-hydroxyacid dehydrogenase codes for the protein MKILFAPKQPAPVLEIARALVPPGYELVVADVGTPEFIEAAADAEFYLGLARRMGGEFFRSAPKLRLVQLLSAGYDHVDVEAARKAGVPVSNNGGANAIAVAEHTLMLTLAVLKRLVRFHNDVVAGRWRVADPADARVGELAGRTVGLIGLGNIGKKVARRIVACDARVQYFDICRLSEDAADALGVRFVLLDELLRTSDVVSLHVPLDDGTRGMIGARELGIMKRSAVLINTCRGPVVDEVALHAALTSGQIAGAGLDVMTEEPPKKDHPLFALPNVTLTPHTAGPTWENWTARFRNGFDNIQRVAAGQRPLWVIPELA
- a CDS encoding cupin domain-containing protein gives rise to the protein MGTFRLYTGPDGQSHIERIDLAHHPEWAKGLATTQISFREDPAGRFIDWHPAPRRQFVIILSGQLEIGLGDGSTHVFGPGDARLVEDTTGDGHTTRVHGSQPCLTATIPLAQP
- a CDS encoding RidA family protein, which translates into the protein MDIEGRLARMGMTVPDLVELYKVNPSGAHFISHYPVQGLLYCCGTTPVKDGKPYLPGVVGSTLTLAQGAEAARYAALSTLAVLKYALGDLERIQQFVHVLGFVNSAPGFNDQPRVINGAADFLVELYGARGKPTRAAIGCQGLGGGASVEIIATVLFSGADVRPPLARDAFAS
- a CDS encoding LLM class F420-dependent oxidoreductase, with the protein product MRYGFYLPTRGLTATPEALETLLVQGESLGFTSVMVSDHIVFPVRIDSKYPYTVSGAFPGGGDALEQLTLMAFVAAKTRALRIVSSVMILPHRNPVVTAKMLATIDVLSNGRVTVGAGVGWMREEFRALDTPDFDRRGAVSDEYLRIFKTLWTQSPASFAGEFYRFDQIRCLPQPVQKPHPPIWIGGHSKVALRRAARYGDGWHPVGANPAVPLRIPELAASLDELRRLTDAEQRDFAKLTISYKAPVYDASQPLDAGGERRPFTGGLAQIAEDVAEFARAGVSEIIIDFRAEALSESLERMERFSPVIGATADV
- a CDS encoding LLM class flavin-dependent oxidoreductase; this encodes MKFDVGILGSQPVPIIVEQVKLAEALGYDTAWITDTHLVCRELWVTLTACALATSRIRLGPGITVPHTRHISVTASAAATLEELAPGRVVVGVGTGGSAAQTMGLTLAQTARVATLEAMATSLHRLTRREAIRFESGTEGRLAWLREPRRIPVYAAGSGPRMLETAGRVGDGVIMYASVDPAILRAGLTHVAVGARASGRTLDDLDVGLWAPFSVARDGVLARDHARGRVASALRHPLPVPFSDSDRPLVERLRREYDAFQHATAAARHRELVPDRLVDLMALAGTPDEVRAQVSRVATVPEIRRIILLPQVPDAGFVARESALTLFAEEVMARLC
- a CDS encoding pirin family protein — its product is MGERVRAVSRVITPEPVVEGAGVHLRRSIGTRGLDHLDPFLLLDHFQSTVPADYEAGFPVHPHRGIETVTIVRTGEVRHADSLGHRGSIGAGDIQWMTSGSGILHEEMPQVRPEGIGGLQLWLNLPAAEKMSRPKYRDLVADRLPEVETGEGARVRAIAGEADGGRLAGPVEGLAVAPKFVDVTLPAGARFREAVPAGHTAFAYVDAGEVRFPGQEEVRAPALVIFADGDVVEASAGTGGGRFLLASARQLREPIARWGPFVMNTRAEIEQTLQELRSGRFIKTEPRDA
- a CDS encoding amidohydrolase family protein, encoding MRKPLISADSHVTEPPNTYVDRIDRRFRDRAPHIERDAKRGDVFVVDGMEKTIPMGLVAAAGKDARELTMWGVRFEELHRGGWDPEARMADQDRDGISAEVVYPTVGMVICNHPDFDYKQACFDAYNLWIAEFCGAHPDRLIGVGQTAMRSVEDGIRDLRRMKELGLRGVMMPGNPAVADYDDPMYDPFYEEAVDLAMPLSFHILTSREDGLDRRVRGPKLNAFLSIIRGCQDILGTFVLGGVFERHPRLRVVSVEADAGWVPHYMYRMDHAYDRHRYWLPAGTITRMPSEYFRENVYTTFQDDWVAFQVKDLCNIHRLLWANDFPHSDSTWPSSQELLAKHAAHLSDEERNLFVHDNVAELYGLD